The window TGGACGCTCAGGAGGCGGAAAGTCATCGAGTGCTCCTTCGAGGGAAGAAAGCCGCGGGAACCAGGGTGAGGGCCGACAGCGCCAGGGCCCAAGTGAACGTCGTACCGAATGCCGCGGGAGGCGCTGAAAGCGTGAGTGAGCGGTGGAGGATCGCGGCCAGCAGCGCAGTGCCCAGCGAGCCGCCGACGCGGTTGATCACGTTGAACGCGCTTGCCGCTCGCGGGATCCGGGATCGCTCCAAGGAGCCGTACAGCGTGGTCATTCCTGGGGCTGTCGCCACGCCTAGGCCCACTCCGCGGATCAGGAGCGACAGCGTCAGCAGGACTCCGCTGGGTGCCGAACCGAGCTGAGTGAACGCCACCGTGCCTGGCAACGACATCCCGATACCGGCCAGCATCATGCGGCGCGGGCCGTCACCGGGCTGCCCAGGTCGCGGGCGATCGAGTCGATCCCGACCGTCACGATCGTCGCGTCGAGGATCGACAGCACCGCGCCCATGATCAGGACGCCGCCGAGCCTCCACAGCGCCGCGTCGGGCCGAGCCGCTGCCAGAGTCACATCCACCCCCAAGAACATTAGGTCAGACCTCAGATTAGGTTCGACCCACTCACTGGGTCAAGCACAAACTTGGGTTCGACCCAGTAGGGTGACCCGCATGAGCAAGGGACTCCGGGCCCAGAAGAAGCACGAGACCAGGAAGACCATCTCCGACGTCGCGACGAAGCTGTTCATCCGTAACGGCTTCGAAGACGTGACGATCGCGGAGATCGCCACCGAGGCGCGGGTCGCGAAGATGACCGTGACGAACCACTTCCCGCGCAAGGAAGATCTGGTCTTCGACATCCGCGCGGACTTCGCGGCCTGGCCGGCCACCCTGGTCCGCGACAGCGTCTTCCACGACACCCGCGAGCTCTACTTCGAGGCGCTGGGCGCCGAGCACGCGCTGGTCGGCTTCTCGGGCCCGGGCTTCGTGCGGATGATCAAGGAGAGCCCGATCCTGACGAACGCCCTGCACGAGATGCACCGCGAGCGCGAGGCCGCCCTCACGCACCTGCTGATCCGGCGCCACCCCGAGCAGGGCCTCGAGCCGGTGCTCGCGGCCGCCCACCTCGCCACCGTGCTGCGCGTGCTCTTCCAGGAGGTCTTCGACCGGACTCTCGAGGACGAAAAAGGGATCGCCGACGCGGTGTGGCCCACCGCCGAACTGGCCTTCGACCAGCTGGAACCCGTGCTGGGCCAGTACTAGCGCGCCGCGCCGGCAGGTGCAAACTTGACGGCAATTGGTCGTCGGATGACCTCGGCGGGACAGGGTTGTGGCAGCCGCTTCAGGACACGCGCCTCGAAAGCGAGCGGCCGTGTTCTTCGATGCTCGCGGCCACCGCTGCCTGGAGCGGCTCGTTGCTGTCCAGAATCGAAGCGAAGCGCGGCCATTCCGCCTCGACTCGGTCGATCGTCTCACCGACAACGTCGATCAGACCCGCACCGACCGCACCCAGCCGACGTTCCAGTCGCTGGAAGGTACCGGCCGCAATCCGGGTGAACTGTCGGGTGCCTCCGAACTTCAGCCCCAGGTCCTCGGGCTCATCATCGGTTCGATAGGCAGCCGTGCATACCATGTCGTAGGCGGGCGCGAGAGTGGGGATGCGTCGGTCCGGGTAGATCAGGGACCAGTTCTTGAAATGTGCGTCGCCATTGGAAATCAAGATGTTAAAAGCAAGTCGCCGGGCGAACTCGCGCAGCGCTGAAAGGTCGTGGCGGCGATAGATCAACGCCGCCACGGTCTCGAAGTTCCCCTCATACTTGCGATCCGGGTAGACGTTGCGGACTTGGGCGAGATCTTCGATGTGGACCGATCCACGGCTATCGTCCCGGTCGAATCGGCGGATTGCGTAAGCCAGACTTTCATTCTCGGGCCATACACCTGGTGGCAGGTTGTCGAGCTGGTCCCGACGGACCAGCCGAACTTCGGGAACATCGATTCCCACGGCCGCGGCCATTGACATCATCGCGTACTCGTTAAGCGGCACGTCCGCGAACACCCGGTCGGGAAGCTTGACGATCCAATCGCCGCCTTCCCCGTGTGCGGGCAGGGTAAGCCGATCGTCTTTCCCGATCATCGAGAACTTCAGCCCGACGCCTGCGAGGGAGAACCGCCATCCGGCGTGCCCGGAGTCGATCGTCCCATGGGGGTTGACCGTCAGGGCGGCAGGATCCCAGCCCTCCGGCGCCGTCTCCTCGGGTAGCACCCGCACCGCACCCGGGAGGTCGTGCCCGACCTGCGCGAGCAGCTCCATCTCACGGTCGGCCGAGACATGCCGATCGGCGGCGATCCAGTCGCGAAGGCGCCCTTCCGGCAAAAGGTTCGAGAACCAGGCAGGAACCCGGAGCGCGTTGGCGTGCCGGGCTCGGACGTCCTGCTCGAACACCAGCCCCAGCACCGGCCGGCCAGGATCGTCGAGGTATTCCTCGGTGAACGTAAACCAGGTGTAGTCACCGCGCTGGTTCAGCGTGCCGACTCGGCGGGAGCCAAGCCACACGCCGTGCCGGTACTCATGCATCGTCATCGTCGTTCTCGTCGGCTAGAACCAGGTCGGCCAGCGGTGGGGTGTTTTCCAAGCCCCACTCACAGTTCCGCTCGAGGAAAATCGCCAAGTTGACTCCGAGCAGTTCCTGCCGGGCCTTGAGCGCGTCCGGAATCGCACCGGCGCGAAGCAGCCTCACGATCTCCTCGGTGAGGCCGTGGGACTGCAGGACCTCCGTCCGATCTGGGCCGGCGACAAGCAGAGCTGACGCTTCCACCGGGTCGACGTCCAAGATCGGCATGAGGACCCGGTTGGCTGCCCACGAGCGGTACGGCTTCGGCGCCGACGGCACGACATACTGAACGGCGTCGCGAGCCGTCTTGTTCTCGCCGACACCAGCCGCGAAATCTTGCAAGCTGTACGGTTCTCCGGTTTCCGGATTACGCGGCCCGGCCGCCCACCACGAACAGAGCACGATTTTGGTCGATGCCTGATTGGTAGCGAATCCACTCAGATCAGGAAACTTAGGGTTCGGCTGGTCGACCGCTTCCAGCAACGCCTGCACGGAACCGGTGAGGTCGTCGGAGCTGACCTTGGTGCACAAGAGCCGGGCCGCGTCACCGGTACCCGCCTTGAACTGCTGGGGACCGGCGACCGCCGCACGCCAGAACCAGCGACGCAGGAGGCTCCGGTTGCGCGGATCCGGATCGGGGTGATGCGCGAAGAGACGCACCAACGGGACTAAAAGGTAGCTGTAGGCCAGCACCGAGAAATGCGGAACCGACGCGTCCTGCTGCAAAAAGGTGACGGCCCGCCGCAGCGCTGCCTCTCCTGCCTCGTACGCCTTGTCCCGGCCCTCGTCACCCGGCTTCGAAAACTCGTCACGCACGTCGCGTTTGACGTCAGTGCCTCGACGGGCCAGGACCGACTGGAGCACGGTGTTGCCATCGATGGTCCCGAATGAGAGGTCGGTCGCGATGTGATCGGCGACCAGGTCGAGGGTGAACTGGCTGTTGTCTTCGCGCGCGTTGAGCGCCGAAAAGATCTCCGCCCGGGTAAGCCGTTTTCCGTAGTTGTTCATCCGGTCGAAGATGTCCTGCAACACTTTGGGGTCGTCCTGGCTCACCTGGTACGCGGGAACCTGGAACTGACGGATGGTGCGGGTGATCGCACTCGCCGACTCGAGATGGTCGGCGATGCCGGGATACCTGTTGAACCACAGGAGGATCTTCTGCAGGTCGAACAACACCGACAGCGGGATCACCAGCGGGTCGTCGTTCTTCGGCGGCCGGACGAACTGCCGCTCACGAAGGTCGTACGACAGCGCGAACCGCGGATCTCCCTCCGCGTCAGGGCTCAGTGCGTTGGCAAGGCTGGTGATCCGCTGCTGTCCGTCGACGACGAACGAGGCATCGGTCGACTCCGGCGCGTCGATGCTCAGGGCTCCGAGCCGGAGCTTCTGTGCGGAAGCCGGGCGGACCCAGAGCAGCAAGCTGCCGATCGGATACCCCCGGACGATGCTGTCGAACAGCCGTCGGACGTCTTCCCAAGCCCAGCGAAAGTCCCGCTGGAACGTCGGCACCCGGATCCTGCCGTTCCAAGCCATGCTGACCAGCGACTCCACGTCCAGTGTGGTCGCGCTCGGCCGGGAATCCAGTGTCATCGCCATGCCGCCCCTCCCTGTCCTTACCGGTTCACTCTGGCAGACGATCCGCCGTTTCCGGTAACCACGGTCCGGCCTGGATAGGCCTTTGTACCGAGACTGGCCCTCTCATAGGTGAACGGTTCGAAAACCGAATCCGTGACCGCGACCACGCATGACTCCTCTCGGCATCGATGCTCGAGAATACGCGAGCGTTACGGAAGGTAACCTTCGCTGCTCACGGTGGCGGCGAGAGCAGTTAACGCGCCGCGCCGGAGGGGCGCGCCGTGCGCAGCTCGGGCTCCGGGGCGCCCGCCACCTTCAGCACGCGCATCGAGCGCACCGCCTTCGCGTCCGACGGCGCCAGCAACGCCGAGAACCGCCGCACGACCAGGGCGGTCACCACCGCCAGCAGAGCCGCGGCCAGGTCGGTCAGCGCGACCAGCACGACGCTGTCGGCCATCGACTGCACGTCGCTTCGGAAGCGCCAGGCGATCGTGACGCCGAGCAGTACCCAGTTCAGCAGCCAGGCGCCCCACCACACGAGGACCTGCCGCGACGGCTTCGGCCGGACGTCGCGCGGGCGGCCCAGCACGGCGTGCTCCAGCTCGCCGGCGATCGACAGCGCCATCGGCAGGTTCGCGACCGGCACGAGGACGCCGACCAGCACCTGCCACACCGGCCGCGGCGGGTCGTCGCCCGAGACGTCCGCCGCCGCCCGGCGAGCGACCAGCAGCCACCAGAGCGACAGCCCGGCGGGCAGCAGCGCGAGGATCGAGGCCAGCAGTCCCGCGGTGAGCACGAACCCGTCGGAGAACGCCACCACCGAACGGTTCAGCGCGGACTCGCGACCCTGGAGGAGCAGGACGTAGCGCCAGACCTCCGCGCCGGCGGCGACCACGGCGAGGACGGCGAACGCGAAGAGGACGCCGATCAGGCTGCGGCTCAGCACCGGCATCCGGTCCATCGGGCGGACCTCGTCCGACGCCGTGCCGGGCACCGAAGTCGGGCGGCGCCAGACCAGGTTGGGGAAGCCCCAGCGCGGCGGCACCGGGTACGACGGCGGTCCGAAGTACCGCTCGGGCGGCGTGACCCGGCGACGCGGCCACGCGCCCGGCGGCGGGGTCGCCACCCAGCGCAGCTTCGGCCGGTGCGGAGGACGGCGGTGGTACGGGTACGGCTCCGACTGGGTGGCCAGCGTCCGGCCTTGCAGCTGCTGGGCGCTCGGCGGCGGGGCCTGGCGCGGCCAGTACCCAGGAGGCGGAGGCGGACCCGGCTGCAAGGCTAGATCACTTCGGGTTCGATGCCGGGGTGCTCGCCGACCATCGGCCGGCCTTCGCGCTGCCACGCGCCCATGCCGCCGGCGACGTTCACCGCGTCCCAGCCGCTCTGGTTGAGCCACGCGGCCGCCCGCGCGGACCGGCCGCCGCTGCGGCAGATCACGTGGATCGGCTGGTCGTCGGGCAGGTCGGCCAGCTCGCCGACGCGGGCGGGCAGCTCTCCCATCGGGATGTGCACCGCGCCGGGCGCGTGCCCGGCGGCCCACTCGTCGTCTTCGCGGACGTCGAGCAGCACGAGGCCGTCCTTGGGCAGGTCGCGGACCTCGGCGGTCGGCAGTTCAGCAGGGCTCACCACGATCTCCATGCTGCCATGTGAGGGCGTTGCCCGCGCGTGAGGTGGACGTACGCCGGGCGGAACCGGGCATCTCGCGTGATCCGGGAGGCATCACGCGTGATTGGAGGGGCATCACGCGTGATTGAGGGGTCGACACGGCGAACGGGCCTCCCGGGAGTCCGGGAGGCCCGTCGGCTCAGTGCGTGACGGCCTTCTCGGCGCCCGCGCCGGTCAGCGCGCGCACCTCCATCTCCGCGTACTTCTCGGGGTTGCGCTCCTTCGACAGGACCGTGCCGAGCCAGCCGAGCAGGAACGCGGCCGGGATCGAGACCAGGCCCGGGTTGTCGAGCGGGAACCAGTGGAAGTCGACGCCCTGGATCATCGACGCGCTCTTGCCCGTCTTGGCGTCCACGGGCTTGCCCGAGACCGCCGGCGAGAAGACGATCAGCACGATGGTGACCAGCAGGCCGCCGTAGATCGACCACAGCGCGCCCTGGGTGTTGAACCGCTTCCAGAACAGCGAATACAGGATCGTCGGCAGGTTCGCCGACGCCGCCACCGCGAACGCCAGCGCCACCAGGAACGCGACGTTCTGGCTCTTCGCCAGGATGCCGCCCGCGATGGCCAGCGCGCCGATCACCAGCGCCGTGATCCGGGCGACGCGGACCTCGCCGCCGGTCGAGACCTTGCCCTTCTTGATCACGCTCGCGTAGACGTCGTGGGCGAAGGACGCCGACGCCGTGATCGTCAGGCCGGCGACCACCGCGAGGATCGTCGCGAACGCGACCGCCGAAATGAACCCGAGCAGCACCGGGCCGCCGAGCTCCAGCGCCAGCAGCGGGGCCGCGGCGTTCGTCGTCCCCGGTGCCTTCGAGATCTTGTCCGGTCCGACGATCGCTCCGGCGCCGTAGCCGAGCACCAGTGTGAACAGGTAGAACACGCCGATCAGCACGATCGCCCAGACCACCGAACGACGCGCGTCGCGCGCGGTCGGCACCGTGTAGAAGCGCATCAGTACGTGCGGCAGGCCCGCGGTGCCCAGCACCAGCGCGATGCCGAGCGACAGGAAGTCGAGCTTCGTCGTGCCCGTCTTGCCGTACTGCTTGCCCGGGTCGAGCAGCGCCGCGCCGCCCTTGTCGACGGCCGCCTGGAACAGGCTGGACAGGTTGAAGCCGTACTTGCCGAGCACCCACAGCGTCATCGCGAAGGCGCCGATGATCAGCAGCGCCGCCTTGATGATCTGCACCCAGGTGGTGCCCTTCATGCCGCCGATCAGCACGTACACGATCATGATCACGCCGACGACGGCGATCACGACGTCCTGTCCCGCCTCGCCCGAGATGCCGAGCAGCAGGTTGACCAGACCACCGGCGCCCGCCATCTGCGCGAGCAGGTAGAAGAACGACACGGCCAGCGTCGAAACCGCCGCGGCCGCGCGCACCGGCGTCTGCTTCATGCGGAACGCGAGGACGTCGCCCATGGTGAACTTGCCGGTGTTGCGGAGCAGTTCCGCGACCAGCAGCAGCGCGACGAGCCACGCGACGAGAAAGCCGACCGAATAGAGGAATCCGTCGTACCCGTTGACGGCGATCGCGCCCGCGATGCCGAGGAACGACGCCGCGGAAAGGTAGTCACCGGAAATCGCGATGCCGTTCTGCGGGCCGGTGAACGCGCGGCCGGCGGCGTAGTAGTCCGACGCCGTCTTCGTGTTGCGACTGGCCCGGAACACGATCACCAGCGTGATCGCGACGAAGACCAGGAAGATGATGATGTTGAGGGTGGAGTTGGAGCCCTCCACGCCCGCGGCGAGGCTCATGCGACCGGCCCTCCTTCGATCCGGGCGCGGATCTCGTCGGCGACCGGGTCGAGCCTGCGGTTGGCGTACCGGACGTACAGCCCGGTGATGACGAACGTCGAGACGAACTGCAGGAGGCCGAAGACCAGGCCGACGTTGATGTTGCCGACCAGCTTGGTGCTCATGAAGCCGTGCGCGTAGTCGGCGAGGAACACGTACAGCAGGTACCAGAGCAGGAACAGCGCGGTCATCGGGAACACGAACACCCGCAATCGGCGGCGCAGGTCCGTGAATTCGGGACTCCCCTGGATGCTCTCCCAGTCGGTCTGCGGCTCCGCGCCACCGACGTCGTGTTCGGTGCTGCTCACAGCCGATCTCCACCTTCCCGTTTTTCGTACTGGTCGTACTGGTAGAAACCAACGGAACGTATGGGTCGACCGGGTAGTTCGAAATCCCTCGATCGGGTATTAATCCCTTACTGAACGTCAGTGCGTCACTTGCGATGCCGACCGCGCCCGGCGATCCGGGTCTTCTCCTCGGCCTGGCCGAACCGCGCGACCGCCCGGTCCCGCATGAAGCCGAGCGGATCGGGCGCGTGCAGCCGCAGCATGATGTCGTGCACGTGGTCCGGACGCCCGTAGCCGGTCACGCGGCTGACGAAGTACGTCGTCACGAACGCCACTGGCACGGTGATCAGCGCCGGCTGCGTCACGAACCACGGCGCCCAGCCGCCGGTGTAGCCGCTCACGACGTTGACGATCAGCGCGGCCAGCACGAGACCGCCGCCGACGAACATCCCGGCCAGCGCGCCCGGCCAGGACAGCTTGCGCCACCAGATCCCCAGCACCAGCAGCGGGCTGAACGTCGACGCGGCGAGCGCGAACGTCAGCCCGATCGACAGCGAGATGTCCTCCGGCCGCAGCGCGACCGCCAGCGCGATCGGGAACAGCGCGACCAGCCCGGTCGCGACGCGGAAGTCGCGGACCCGGCCGGGCAGCAGGTCAGTCGAGACCACGCCGGCGACGCTGACCAGCAGCCCGGACGTGCTGGACAGGAACGCGGCGAACGCGCCGGCCGCGGTGACCGCGCCGAGGATCTGGCCGCCGACGCCCGGCAGCATCGCCGAAGGCAGCCGCAGGATCGCCGCGTCCGTCTTGCCGGTGACCAGCAGCTCCGGGACGTACATCCGGGACAGCGCGCCCAGCAGCGTCGGGAAGAGGTAGAAGAGGCCCAGCAACAGCAGGACGTGCACGGTGGTGCGGCGCGCGGCCTTGCCGTCGGGGTTGGTGTAGAAGCGGACCAGCACGTGCGGCAGGCCCATCGTGCCCAGGAACGTCGCGAACATCAGCGAATACGTCTGGAGCAGGTCGGTGAGGCTGCCCGAGCCCGGGTGCAGCCAGTTCGCGTTGACCGCGCTCGCGTCGCTGACCACCGGCACCGGCGTGCCGGCCAGGAACTTCAGCTTCGTGCCTTCGGAAACCGTGTGCGGCGCCAGCGGGGTCCAGTGCGTCGGTCCGGCGGCCGGACCGTTGTCCGTGCGGCCGTAGGCCCAGAGGTAGGTGTCGCTCTGCACGTGGAGGGTGACGTCGGTCTGGACGTCCACTGTGGTGTCACTGGTGAACACCGGCGGCGCCGCGGCGCCGAGCGGGCGGAAGCCGTCCGGGCCGCCGCCGGCGAAGAAGACCATGCACAGCACGAACGCGGGCACCGAGATCGCGAACAGCTTGAGCCAGTACTGGAAGGCCTGGACGACGGTGATCGCGCGCATGCCGCCGGCGATCACGTTGAACGCCACCACGACCATCACCGCGATCGCACCCGCCCAGACCGGCACCGGCAGGATCGTCGCCAGCGCCAGTCCCGCGGCCTGCAGCTGCGGGACCATGTAGAGGATCCCGATGAACACCACGAACGCCGTCGAGAACCGGCGGAGCCCGATCGAGCCGAGCCGCATCTCGACGAAGTCCGGCAGCGTGTACGCGCCGGAGCGCCGCAGGGGCGCCGCGACGAAGAGCATCAGCGCGAGGTAGCCCGCGGTGAAGCCGATCGGGAACCACAGCGCGTCGGCGCCGTCCTTGAGCACGATCCCCGCGATGCCGAGGAACGACGCCGCGGACAGGTACTCACCGGAGATCGCGGCGGCGTTGCGGCGGGACCGCACGGTCCGCCGGGCGACCAGGAAGTCGTGCGTGCTCGTGGCCGAACGCGAAGAGCGGTGACCGAGGAAGAACGTCACCACGGCGACCAGCACGATGCCGGCCAAGGCCCACGGGTTCAGCTGCACGGGGGAATCCTCGCACGAGTCGTGCGGAAACTAGTTTTCGATCATGTCCACGAACGCGCGTTCGTTGCGTTCGGCCAGGCGGTTGTACCAGATGCCCACGCCGAACAGGAACGGGAACGGCAGGACGCCCAGGATCAACCAGGCCACCGGGATGCCGACCAGGCTCAACCGGGAGAACCCGGGAAGCAGGTAGAACAGCGCCGGCAGCGAGCCGAACACGACGACCACCAGCCCGGCCAGCAGCAGCGCCGTGCGCAGCTGGACCTTGACCAGGTGGTCCTTCACGAGCAGCTTTCCCCAGCTGGTCTGCTCTTCCAGCTCGACACGGGCCCGCAGGCTGCCGGCGCCGCGGCGCGGGTCGGCGAGGATCACTCGCTCCCGCTTGGGTTTCGCGTGGTGCTCCGGCTTCGGCGCGGGCTCGTCGTCCGGCGCGGGCGGCAGCGACTCGACGACGGCGCGGTCCGACGGCTGCGGCAACGGTGTCTTGGCGCGACGCCTGCCGAGCGTCGGATCGGGCTCTCGCACGCCGTTCGCGCGGCGCTCGTAGAAGTCGTCGGTCATGACCGGTCCCGGCTCAGCCGTTCCGGCCCGAACCGACCAGCCGGTCCTTCAGCGCGCGGGTGTGCCGCCTGCTGACCGGCAGCACCTTCTCCTCGTTGCCGATCACGACCTGGTAGCCGCCCTGGCCCATGCGCAGCTCGGTGATGAGCGGCAGCGCGACCAGGAACGACCGGTGGATCCGGACGAACCCGGCCTTCTCCCAGCGTTCTTCGAGCTGGGCCAGCGGGATGCGGACCAGGTGGCTGCCGTCGGTGGTGAACAGCCGCGCGTAGTCGCCCTGCGCCTCGACCCAGCGGACCGACGAACGCGGGATGAGCTTGGTGGTGCCGGCCAGCTCGACCGGGATGACCTCGTCGTCGTTCTTCACGCCCGGCTCGCCGCCGAGGGCACCGGGCTGCGGCGCCGCGGCCGAGGCCAGCTTCTCGAGCACGCGGGAGATCGCGCGGTCGAGGCGATCCTGCTGGTACGGCTTCAGCACGTAGTCGAGGGCGCCGAGGTCGAAGGCGTTGACCGCCTCTTCGGCGTGCCCGGTGACGAACACGAGCGCGGGCGACGGCCGGAGCGCGGCGAACACGCGGGACATCTCCATGCCGGACAGGCCGGGCATGTCGATGTCGGCGAAGACGGCGTCGACGATCGGGAGGCCGCGCTCCTTGCGGTCGCGTAGCCTCGGGTCGTCGGTGGACAGCAGCCGCAGCGCCTCCGACGCGTCGATCGCCGGGAACACCTTCGCGACGTGCGGGCTGTTGCGCAGGCAGTGGACGAGTTCGTCCAGACCTCGAGGCTCGTCGTCCACAGCCAGGACCACGAGCTTCCGGGTGTCATCGTGAGCACTCACAGTGAAACGCATCCTGCCCATTGCCGAGTGCAATGTCCAGCCCCCGTCCGCCTGAAGTGAGAGGACCCCGCGGCCCGGGCCGCGGGTCCCTCGTCTCAGTGCACGAACGTGAACCAATTGAGGTTCACGAAGTCGGCGGGCTGGCCGCTCGTGAACGTCAGGTACACGTTGTGCACGCCGGTCACCGCGCTGATGTTGGCCGGGACGGTCCGCCAGCTCTGCCAGCCGCCCGTGTTGCCGACGGCGAAGCTGCCGATCGGGGCGTTGGACAGGCTGTCCAGCCGGACCTCGATCAGGCCGCTGACCCCGCTGCCCGCTCCGGACGCCACGCGCGCCTGGAAGTTCGTCGCCGCGCTGCTCCCGAAGTCGATACCGGGGTAGAGCGCCCAGTCGCCGTTGCCGGCCGGCCCGATGTTCTGCCCGCCGCCGGTGTCGGTGGTGGTCTGCTTGGCCAGGCCGTTCTGCTGGCTGTACGACTCGGCCTGGATGGTGCTGTACGCGCTGCCGCCGCTGCCGGGCGGAGTCGTCGTGGTCGGCGGGGTCGTGGTGCCACCGCCACCGCCGCGGGTGGT of the Amycolatopsis sp. NBC_01488 genome contains:
- a CDS encoding solute symporter family protein, producing the protein MSLAAGVEGSNSTLNIIIFLVFVAITLVIVFRASRNTKTASDYYAAGRAFTGPQNGIAISGDYLSAASFLGIAGAIAVNGYDGFLYSVGFLVAWLVALLLVAELLRNTGKFTMGDVLAFRMKQTPVRAAAAVSTLAVSFFYLLAQMAGAGGLVNLLLGISGEAGQDVVIAVVGVIMIVYVLIGGMKGTTWVQIIKAALLIIGAFAMTLWVLGKYGFNLSSLFQAAVDKGGAALLDPGKQYGKTGTTKLDFLSLGIALVLGTAGLPHVLMRFYTVPTARDARRSVVWAIVLIGVFYLFTLVLGYGAGAIVGPDKISKAPGTTNAAAPLLALELGGPVLLGFISAVAFATILAVVAGLTITASASFAHDVYASVIKKGKVSTGGEVRVARITALVIGALAIAGGILAKSQNVAFLVALAFAVAASANLPTILYSLFWKRFNTQGALWSIYGGLLVTIVLIVFSPAVSGKPVDAKTGKSASMIQGVDFHWFPLDNPGLVSIPAAFLLGWLGTVLSKERNPEKYAEMEVRALTGAGAEKAVTH
- a CDS encoding DUF262 domain-containing protein, encoding MAMTLDSRPSATTLDVESLVSMAWNGRIRVPTFQRDFRWAWEDVRRLFDSIVRGYPIGSLLLWVRPASAQKLRLGALSIDAPESTDASFVVDGQQRITSLANALSPDAEGDPRFALSYDLRERQFVRPPKNDDPLVIPLSVLFDLQKILLWFNRYPGIADHLESASAITRTIRQFQVPAYQVSQDDPKVLQDIFDRMNNYGKRLTRAEIFSALNAREDNSQFTLDLVADHIATDLSFGTIDGNTVLQSVLARRGTDVKRDVRDEFSKPGDEGRDKAYEAGEAALRRAVTFLQQDASVPHFSVLAYSYLLVPLVRLFAHHPDPDPRNRSLLRRWFWRAAVAGPQQFKAGTGDAARLLCTKVSSDDLTGSVQALLEAVDQPNPKFPDLSGFATNQASTKIVLCSWWAAGPRNPETGEPYSLQDFAAGVGENKTARDAVQYVVPSAPKPYRSWAANRVLMPILDVDPVEASALLVAGPDRTEVLQSHGLTEEIVRLLRAGAIPDALKARQELLGVNLAIFLERNCEWGLENTPPLADLVLADENDDDDA
- a CDS encoding LytR/AlgR family response regulator transcription factor, which gives rise to MRFTVSAHDDTRKLVVLAVDDEPRGLDELVHCLRNSPHVAKVFPAIDASEALRLLSTDDPRLRDRKERGLPIVDAVFADIDMPGLSGMEMSRVFAALRPSPALVFVTGHAEEAVNAFDLGALDYVLKPYQQDRLDRAISRVLEKLASAAAPQPGALGGEPGVKNDDEVIPVELAGTTKLIPRSSVRWVEAQGDYARLFTTDGSHLVRIPLAQLEERWEKAGFVRIHRSFLVALPLITELRMGQGGYQVVIGNEEKVLPVSRRHTRALKDRLVGSGRNG
- a CDS encoding sodium/solute symporter — encoded protein: MQLNPWALAGIVLVAVVTFFLGHRSSRSATSTHDFLVARRTVRSRRNAAAISGEYLSAASFLGIAGIVLKDGADALWFPIGFTAGYLALMLFVAAPLRRSGAYTLPDFVEMRLGSIGLRRFSTAFVVFIGILYMVPQLQAAGLALATILPVPVWAGAIAVMVVVAFNVIAGGMRAITVVQAFQYWLKLFAISVPAFVLCMVFFAGGGPDGFRPLGAAAPPVFTSDTTVDVQTDVTLHVQSDTYLWAYGRTDNGPAAGPTHWTPLAPHTVSEGTKLKFLAGTPVPVVSDASAVNANWLHPGSGSLTDLLQTYSLMFATFLGTMGLPHVLVRFYTNPDGKAARRTTVHVLLLLGLFYLFPTLLGALSRMYVPELLVTGKTDAAILRLPSAMLPGVGGQILGAVTAAGAFAAFLSSTSGLLVSVAGVVSTDLLPGRVRDFRVATGLVALFPIALAVALRPEDISLSIGLTFALAASTFSPLLVLGIWWRKLSWPGALAGMFVGGGLVLAALIVNVVSGYTGGWAPWFVTQPALITVPVAFVTTYFVSRVTGYGRPDHVHDIMLRLHAPDPLGFMRDRAVARFGQAEEKTRIAGRGRHRK
- a CDS encoding type II toxin-antitoxin system HipA family toxin — its product is MTMHEYRHGVWLGSRRVGTLNQRGDYTWFTFTEEYLDDPGRPVLGLVFEQDVRARHANALRVPAWFSNLLPEGRLRDWIAADRHVSADREMELLAQVGHDLPGAVRVLPEETAPEGWDPAALTVNPHGTIDSGHAGWRFSLAGVGLKFSMIGKDDRLTLPAHGEGGDWIVKLPDRVFADVPLNEYAMMSMAAAVGIDVPEVRLVRRDQLDNLPPGVWPENESLAYAIRRFDRDDSRGSVHIEDLAQVRNVYPDRKYEGNFETVAALIYRRHDLSALREFARRLAFNILISNGDAHFKNWSLIYPDRRIPTLAPAYDMVCTAAYRTDDEPEDLGLKFGGTRQFTRIAAGTFQRLERRLGAVGAGLIDVVGETIDRVEAEWPRFASILDSNEPLQAAVAASIEEHGRSLSRRVS
- a CDS encoding DUF4328 domain-containing protein; translated protein: MQPGPPPPPGYWPRQAPPPSAQQLQGRTLATQSEPYPYHRRPPHRPKLRWVATPPPGAWPRRRVTPPERYFGPPSYPVPPRWGFPNLVWRRPTSVPGTASDEVRPMDRMPVLSRSLIGVLFAFAVLAVVAAGAEVWRYVLLLQGRESALNRSVVAFSDGFVLTAGLLASILALLPAGLSLWWLLVARRAAADVSGDDPPRPVWQVLVGVLVPVANLPMALSIAGELEHAVLGRPRDVRPKPSRQVLVWWGAWLLNWVLLGVTIAWRFRSDVQSMADSVVLVALTDLAAALLAVVTALVVRRFSALLAPSDAKAVRSMRVLKVAGAPEPELRTARPSGAAR
- a CDS encoding rhodanese-like domain-containing protein, producing the protein MEIVVSPAELPTAEVRDLPKDGLVLLDVREDDEWAAGHAPGAVHIPMGELPARVGELADLPDDQPIHVICRSGGRSARAAAWLNQSGWDAVNVAGGMGAWQREGRPMVGEHPGIEPEVI
- a CDS encoding DUF485 domain-containing protein, producing MSSTEHDVGGAEPQTDWESIQGSPEFTDLRRRLRVFVFPMTALFLLWYLLYVFLADYAHGFMSTKLVGNINVGLVFGLLQFVSTFVITGLYVRYANRRLDPVADEIRARIEGGPVA
- a CDS encoding TetR/AcrR family transcriptional regulator, with translation MSKGLRAQKKHETRKTISDVATKLFIRNGFEDVTIAEIATEARVAKMTVTNHFPRKEDLVFDIRADFAAWPATLVRDSVFHDTRELYFEALGAEHALVGFSGPGFVRMIKESPILTNALHEMHREREAALTHLLIRRHPEQGLEPVLAAAHLATVLRVLFQEVFDRTLEDEKGIADAVWPTAELAFDQLEPVLGQY